One region of Salvelinus namaycush isolate Seneca chromosome 3, SaNama_1.0, whole genome shotgun sequence genomic DNA includes:
- the LOC120036206 gene encoding G patch domain-containing protein 8-like isoform X1, with protein MSHGVGGGDDLIVVLYVFVTRAHGKSFSYYWNVFGLFLLCSVCQDNIGHRLLQKHGWKLGQGLGKTMQGRTDPVPIILKYDVMGMGRMEMELDVAEDATEKRKVLEVEKEVTEELQQKYKDQVEKEKAIAKALEDLRANFYCELCEKQYQKHQEFDNHINSYDHAHKQRLKELKQREFARNVSSRSRKGGKKQEKLLRRLHELAEQRKQQNRTPGSGPMFKPTTVAVDGEKGEEGSAVTPEYVPPADTAMDGLSGEEKSSGGQASPKPAPTVSFSLGKSSSSPAGASKVSVSFSFAKKPPVKLETVAAVLAKLHQDDEEEGGGQEEGGEKSVGQEETSGCSTESPKGGGGGNGTAGPEEEEEEEQQEEQLHQEQPEQEEEDDGASLASTLNKLKMMMKKEEGWAGQEPEYYHYIPPTHCRVKPRFQFLVFMKATDQCEIREQEEDEEEVEEKVVAEVSEQTQPKATECKSEEPEKTPAAPVTEPTPTPTSPKLKTEEASASFTDPPPTTAPTIVPDNKQEAPLPELNLGPKIPTGPFFLVLSKDESTTLQWPSELLDFTKAQPALSYSCNPLYFDFKLSRNKGGRAGRAAKSSKPAGEGAEKKNNPEAAAAVNERNAAAATTTPGPSTDNTDKEQPSLKIEGSQGETEEQKLQSSTSGAKKKKKKKKKKHKKSGKGSKCKEKEKGAIVDGDAETAILGEKTKKKKKHKRKKSKNKGEEGEGGGGGGDKEKPKEEKATVSSAPPAPAPAGTGTEPGKRKRPAKEALQKSGTEEGGAGKGSDEAKPSEEHNGTKRLKTDPSAPPSASCSSSAQKSPGPGRPPSSESEEEGGGGSASRSSRRRSTPREGRRHQSEDSGRSRSRSSRRGDGRGSSRRRHRGRASRSQSDSSSSERSSSAYSRRSRSYSDSYSDDSDGGRHRRHSKRSSDSEYDRRGSGGRRRSRRRHYSSSSSEDSRSRSRSHSRRKRHQRRHRSSSRSSSSRSRSSSTRSWRRSYSRSHSSASRSSSSTKGSPHRGRGGQGGHRGRADSATCRRDFNRSCIYRSQSPRSASSRATNRNSSSQSQRAGGSRGGGDQRNSSSHFTARQLLDKNQSRKGSDVPTTGTKSGAKIKDPPSGYFGPKLPPALGNKSMLPLFGKLQAGKKFPAISLTRPDGGEKSSAGKGSDAGGEVILMEPIREFPPPPPPQPAHKKVEETVVVVQEARHLTLDARVLHEPRPLFDQEPSMLMPPYQGEPGQDPSQNPMMEPLMPDMQQQPPPMHAYPNYPPPSLEEEDMGMEAEEDSLAPLESQPITFTPEEMEKYGKLQQAAQQHIQQQLLAKHIKTFPSAAAAQAAANMAAAANHLQQAPPPPQQQMIQIHQPAVSAASATSITTVQHLIQQHHAAQAAAMGIHPHGPHPHPQLAQVHHIPQHHLTPISLSHLGHSLGHTLGHQLGVGHTGLIPAHHTAFLSGQPIHIIPASALHHHSPLALHHIPHSSLYPTLFAPRHSNAAAAAALQLHPFLHPIFSGQDLQHPPNHGS; from the exons GACCAGGTGGAAAAGGAGAAGGCCATCGCTAAAGCCCTGGAAGATCTGAGGGCCAACTTTTACTGTGAGCTGTGTGAGAAACAGTACCAGAAGCACCAAGAGTTTGACAACCACATCAACTCGTACGACCATGCTCATAAGCAG AGGCTTAAGGAGCTGAAGCAGAGGGAGTTTGCGAGAAACGTGTCATCACGCTCCCGGAAGGGTGGGAAGAAGCAGGAGAAGCTGCTACGCAGGCTGCATGAGCTGGCTGAGCAGAGGAAACAGCAGAACCG TACCCCGGGAAGTGGTCCCATGTTCAAACCCACCACTGTGGCAGTAGACGGGGAGAAGGGTGAAGAGGGGAGTGCTGTAACCCCCGAGTATGTTCCCCCTGCAGACACTGCCATGGATGGCTTGTCAGGGGAGGAGAAGAGCAGTGGGGGTCAGGCCTCCCCCAAACCAGCCCCCACCGTCAGCTTCTCCCTGGGGAAGAGCAGCTCATCCCCGGCCGGGGCCTCCAAGGTCAGCGTGTCCTTCTCCTTCGCCAAGAAACCCCCGGTGAAGCTGGAGACGGTCGCAGCAGTGTTGGCTAAACTCCATCAGgatgacgaggaggagggggggggacaggaggagggaggggagaagtcCGTGGGACAGGAGGAGACGTCAGGCTGCAGCACCGAGAGCCccaagggaggaggaggggggaatggAACAGCAgggccagaggaggaggaggaggaggagcagcaggaggagCAACTACATCAAGAACAACcagagcaggaggaagaggatgatggcGCCTCCCTAGCCTCCACTCTCAACAAGctgaagatgatgatgaagaaggAGGAAGGCTGGGCCGGCCAGGAGCCTGAGTACTACCACTACATCCCACCAACCCACTGCAGAGTCAAACCACGCTTCCAGTTCCTGGTGTTCATGAAGGCCACAGACCAGTGTGAGATCAGGGAGCaagaagaagatgaagaggaggtggaagAAAAGGTGGTAGCAGAGGTTTCTGAGCAGACACAGCCAAAAGCTACCGAGTGCAAATCAGAAGAGCCAGAGAAGACTCCTGCAGCTCCAGTCACAGAGCCCACTCCTACTCCCACATCACCTAAACTGAAGACTGAAGAGGCCTCTGCCAGCTTCACAGACCCCCCTCCCACAACGGCCCCCACTATAGTACCAGACAACAAGCAGGAGGCCCCACTCCCAGAGCTCAACTTGGGCCCCAAAATCCCCACCGGTCCCTTCTTCCTGGTCCTGAGCAAAGACGAGAGCACCACTCTGCAGTGGCCCTCGGAGCTGCTGGATTTTACCAAGGCTCAGCCCGCCCTCTCTTACAGCTGCAACCCCCTGTACTTCGACTTCAAACTGTCCCGCAACAAAGGGGGCCGTGCTGGACGAGCAGCAAAGTCCTCCAAGCCCGCTGGTGAAGGAGCTGAGAAAAAAAACAATCCTGAGGCAGCTGCTGCAGTCAACGAGAGGAatgctgctgctgccaccaccaccccTGGGCCCAGCACTGACAACACTGATAAGGAGCAGCCCTCCTTAAAAATAGAGGGTTCCCAAGGGGAGACTGAGGAGCAAAAGCTACAGAGTAGCACAAGCGGagccaagaagaagaaaaagaagaagaagaagaagcataAGAAATCTGGCAAAGGCTCCAAGTGCAAAGAAAAAGAGAAGGGAGCCATAGTGGACGGGGACGCGGAAACTGCGATCCTAGGAGAGAAAACcaaaaagaagaaaaaacacAAACGAAAGAAGAGCAAAAACAAAGgtgaggagggggaaggaggaggtggtggtggtgataaggAAAAGCCTAAAGAAGAAAAAGCAACAGTTTCTAGTGCTCCCCCAGCACCAGCACCAGCAGGAACAGGAACGGAACCTGGGAAGAGGAAACGACCAGCCAAAGAAGCACTTCAGAAGTCCGGGACAGAGGAAGGTGGGGCAGGGAAAGGCTCTGACGAGGCCAAGCCCTCTGAGGAGCACAACGGCACCAAGCGTCTGAAGACAGACCCCAGCGCCCCACCCAGCGCTTCCTGCTCCTCCTCGGCCCAGAAGAGCCCCGGGCCAGGCAGACCACCCAGCAGTGAGAGTGAGGAGGAAGGAGGTGGAGGCTCGGCTTCCCGATCCAGCCGCCGCAGGTCCACGCCCCGAGAGGGGCGCCGGCACCAGAGCGAGGACTCCGGCCGCTCCCGAAGCCGCTCGTCGCGTCGGGGAGACGGGCGAGGGAGCAGCCGGCGGCGACACCGCGGCCGGGCCTCCCGTAGCCAGTCAGACTCCAGCAGCTCAGAGCGCTCCTCGAGCGCCTACAGCCGGCGCAGCCGCAGCTACTCAGACAGTTACAGTGACGACAGTGACGGGGGGCGCCACCGGAGACACTCTAAACGCTCCTCTGACTCCGAGTACGATCGACGGGGAAGCGGCGGGCGGCGGCGCTCCAGAAGACGTCACTACTCGTCCTCGTCCTCCGAGGACTCTCGCTCCCGCTCACGCAGCCACAGCCGCAGGAAGAGGCACCAGCGGCGGCACCGGAGCAGCTCTCGGAGCTCTAGCAGCAGGAGCCGCAGCAGCAGCACCAGGTCGTGGAGACGCAGCTACAGCCGCAGCCACAGCTCAGCCAGCCGCTCCTCCAGCTCCACCAAGGGCTCCCCTCACCGGGGTCGTGGAGGCCAGGGGGGCCACAGGGGCCGGGCAGACAGCGCCACATGCCGCCGAGACTTCAACCGCTCCTGCATCTACCGCTCCCAGTCCCCCCGCTCTGCCTCATCACGAGCCACAAACCGCAACAGCAGCTCCCAGAGCCAGAGGGCAGGGGGGTCCCGGGGAGGAGGAGACCAGAGGAACTCTTCCTCACACTTCACTGCCCGCCAGCTTCTGGATAAGAACCAGTCCAGGAAGGGATCTGATGTCCCAACCACAGGGACCAAGTCTGGCGCCAAGATCAAGGACCCACCATCGGGCTACTTTGGGCCCAAACTGCCTCCAGCTCTGGGCAATAAGTCCATGCTGCCCCTGTTCGGTAAGCTGCAGGCAGGGAAGAAATTCCCTGCGATCTCCCTGACCCGGCCCGATGGTGGAGAGAAGTCATCAGCAGGGAAAGGTTCAGATGCCGGGGGAGAGGTCATCCTGATGGAGCCCATCCGGGAGTTCCCCCCACCGCCTCCCCCTCAACCAGCTCATAAGAAAGTGGaggagacagtagtagtagttcaGGAGGCCCGCCACCTCACCCTGGACGCACGGGTACTTCATGAGCCCCGGCCGCTGTTCGATCAGGAGCCCTCCATGCTGATGCCCCCATACCAGGGCGAGCCGGGACAGGACCCCTCCCAGAACCCCATGATGGAGCCCCTCATGCCCGACATGCAGCAGCAGCCACCCCCCATGCACGCCTACCCCAACTACCCCCCGCCCAgcctggaggaggaggacatgggCATGGAGGCAGAGGAGGACAGTCTGGCCCCGCTGGAGAGCCAGCCCATCACCTTCACCCCAGAGGAGATGGAGAAGTACGGCAAGCTGCAGCAGGCCGCCCAGCAGCACATCCAGCAGCAGCTCCTGGCCAAGCACATCAAGACCTTCCCCTCAGCCGCAGCAGCACAGGCTGCAGCGAACATGGCTGCAGCAGCTAACCATCTGCAGCAGGCACCCCCTCCCCCCCAGCAGCAGATGATCCAGATCCACCAGCCTGCCGTGTCTGCAGCCTCGGCTACCTCCATCACCACAGTACAACACCTCATCCAGCAGCACCATGCTGCTCAGGCTGCAGCCATGGGCATCCACCCACACGGCCCCCACCCGCACCCCCAGTTAGCCCAGGTCCACCACATCCCCCAGCACCACCTCACCCCCATCTCCCTGTCTCACCTGGGACACTCTCTAGGCCACACTCTGGGCCACCAGTTGGGAGTGGGACACACTGGACTGATCCCTGCCCACCACACGGCCTTCCTCTCTGGCCAGCCCATACACATTATCCCAGCCTCAGCACTTCATCACCACAGCCCCTTAGCCCTCCACCACATACCACACTCATCCCTCTACCCAACGCTGTTCGCCCCCCGGCACTCTAACGCCGCTGCGGCAGCCGCACTGCAGCTCCACCCCTTCCTGCACCCCATCTTCTCAGGGCAGGACCTACAGCACCCCCCTAACCACGGCTCCTGA
- the LOC120036206 gene encoding G patch domain-containing protein 8-like isoform X4, producing MGMGRMEMELDVAEDATEKRKVLEVEKEVTEELQQKYKDQVEKEKAIAKALEDLRANFYCELCEKQYQKHQEFDNHINSYDHAHKQRLKELKQREFARNVSSRSRKGGKKQEKLLRRLHELAEQRKQQNRTPGSGPMFKPTTVAVDGEKGEEGSAVTPEYVPPADTAMDGLSGEEKSSGGQASPKPAPTVSFSLGKSSSSPAGASKVSVSFSFAKKPPVKLETVAAVLAKLHQDDEEEGGGQEEGGEKSVGQEETSGCSTESPKGGGGGNGTAGPEEEEEEEQQEEQLHQEQPEQEEEDDGASLASTLNKLKMMMKKEEGWAGQEPEYYHYIPPTHCRVKPRFQFLVFMKATDQCEIREQEEDEEEVEEKVVAEVSEQTQPKATECKSEEPEKTPAAPVTEPTPTPTSPKLKTEEASASFTDPPPTTAPTIVPDNKQEAPLPELNLGPKIPTGPFFLVLSKDESTTLQWPSELLDFTKAQPALSYSCNPLYFDFKLSRNKGGRAGRAAKSSKPAGEGAEKKNNPEAAAAVNERNAAAATTTPGPSTDNTDKEQPSLKIEGSQGETEEQKLQSSTSGAKKKKKKKKKKHKKSGKGSKCKEKEKGAIVDGDAETAILGEKTKKKKKHKRKKSKNKGEEGEGGGGGGDKEKPKEEKATVSSAPPAPAPAGTGTEPGKRKRPAKEALQKSGTEEGGAGKGSDEAKPSEEHNGTKRLKTDPSAPPSASCSSSAQKSPGPGRPPSSESEEEGGGGSASRSSRRRSTPREGRRHQSEDSGRSRSRSSRRGDGRGSSRRRHRGRASRSQSDSSSSERSSSAYSRRSRSYSDSYSDDSDGGRHRRHSKRSSDSEYDRRGSGGRRRSRRRHYSSSSSEDSRSRSRSHSRRKRHQRRHRSSSRSSSSRSRSSSTRSWRRSYSRSHSSASRSSSSTKGSPHRGRGGQGGHRGRADSATCRRDFNRSCIYRSQSPRSASSRATNRNSSSQSQRAGGSRGGGDQRNSSSHFTARQLLDKNQSRKGSDVPTTGTKSGAKIKDPPSGYFGPKLPPALGNKSMLPLFGKLQAGKKFPAISLTRPDGGEKSSAGKGSDAGGEVILMEPIREFPPPPPPQPAHKKVEETVVVVQEARHLTLDARVLHEPRPLFDQEPSMLMPPYQGEPGQDPSQNPMMEPLMPDMQQQPPPMHAYPNYPPPSLEEEDMGMEAEEDSLAPLESQPITFTPEEMEKYGKLQQAAQQHIQQQLLAKHIKTFPSAAAAQAAANMAAAANHLQQAPPPPQQQMIQIHQPAVSAASATSITTVQHLIQQHHAAQAAAMGIHPHGPHPHPQLAQVHHIPQHHLTPISLSHLGHSLGHTLGHQLGVGHTGLIPAHHTAFLSGQPIHIIPASALHHHSPLALHHIPHSSLYPTLFAPRHSNAAAAAALQLHPFLHPIFSGQDLQHPPNHGS from the exons GACCAGGTGGAAAAGGAGAAGGCCATCGCTAAAGCCCTGGAAGATCTGAGGGCCAACTTTTACTGTGAGCTGTGTGAGAAACAGTACCAGAAGCACCAAGAGTTTGACAACCACATCAACTCGTACGACCATGCTCATAAGCAG AGGCTTAAGGAGCTGAAGCAGAGGGAGTTTGCGAGAAACGTGTCATCACGCTCCCGGAAGGGTGGGAAGAAGCAGGAGAAGCTGCTACGCAGGCTGCATGAGCTGGCTGAGCAGAGGAAACAGCAGAACCG TACCCCGGGAAGTGGTCCCATGTTCAAACCCACCACTGTGGCAGTAGACGGGGAGAAGGGTGAAGAGGGGAGTGCTGTAACCCCCGAGTATGTTCCCCCTGCAGACACTGCCATGGATGGCTTGTCAGGGGAGGAGAAGAGCAGTGGGGGTCAGGCCTCCCCCAAACCAGCCCCCACCGTCAGCTTCTCCCTGGGGAAGAGCAGCTCATCCCCGGCCGGGGCCTCCAAGGTCAGCGTGTCCTTCTCCTTCGCCAAGAAACCCCCGGTGAAGCTGGAGACGGTCGCAGCAGTGTTGGCTAAACTCCATCAGgatgacgaggaggagggggggggacaggaggagggaggggagaagtcCGTGGGACAGGAGGAGACGTCAGGCTGCAGCACCGAGAGCCccaagggaggaggaggggggaatggAACAGCAgggccagaggaggaggaggaggaggagcagcaggaggagCAACTACATCAAGAACAACcagagcaggaggaagaggatgatggcGCCTCCCTAGCCTCCACTCTCAACAAGctgaagatgatgatgaagaaggAGGAAGGCTGGGCCGGCCAGGAGCCTGAGTACTACCACTACATCCCACCAACCCACTGCAGAGTCAAACCACGCTTCCAGTTCCTGGTGTTCATGAAGGCCACAGACCAGTGTGAGATCAGGGAGCaagaagaagatgaagaggaggtggaagAAAAGGTGGTAGCAGAGGTTTCTGAGCAGACACAGCCAAAAGCTACCGAGTGCAAATCAGAAGAGCCAGAGAAGACTCCTGCAGCTCCAGTCACAGAGCCCACTCCTACTCCCACATCACCTAAACTGAAGACTGAAGAGGCCTCTGCCAGCTTCACAGACCCCCCTCCCACAACGGCCCCCACTATAGTACCAGACAACAAGCAGGAGGCCCCACTCCCAGAGCTCAACTTGGGCCCCAAAATCCCCACCGGTCCCTTCTTCCTGGTCCTGAGCAAAGACGAGAGCACCACTCTGCAGTGGCCCTCGGAGCTGCTGGATTTTACCAAGGCTCAGCCCGCCCTCTCTTACAGCTGCAACCCCCTGTACTTCGACTTCAAACTGTCCCGCAACAAAGGGGGCCGTGCTGGACGAGCAGCAAAGTCCTCCAAGCCCGCTGGTGAAGGAGCTGAGAAAAAAAACAATCCTGAGGCAGCTGCTGCAGTCAACGAGAGGAatgctgctgctgccaccaccaccccTGGGCCCAGCACTGACAACACTGATAAGGAGCAGCCCTCCTTAAAAATAGAGGGTTCCCAAGGGGAGACTGAGGAGCAAAAGCTACAGAGTAGCACAAGCGGagccaagaagaagaaaaagaagaagaagaagaagcataAGAAATCTGGCAAAGGCTCCAAGTGCAAAGAAAAAGAGAAGGGAGCCATAGTGGACGGGGACGCGGAAACTGCGATCCTAGGAGAGAAAACcaaaaagaagaaaaaacacAAACGAAAGAAGAGCAAAAACAAAGgtgaggagggggaaggaggaggtggtggtggtgataaggAAAAGCCTAAAGAAGAAAAAGCAACAGTTTCTAGTGCTCCCCCAGCACCAGCACCAGCAGGAACAGGAACGGAACCTGGGAAGAGGAAACGACCAGCCAAAGAAGCACTTCAGAAGTCCGGGACAGAGGAAGGTGGGGCAGGGAAAGGCTCTGACGAGGCCAAGCCCTCTGAGGAGCACAACGGCACCAAGCGTCTGAAGACAGACCCCAGCGCCCCACCCAGCGCTTCCTGCTCCTCCTCGGCCCAGAAGAGCCCCGGGCCAGGCAGACCACCCAGCAGTGAGAGTGAGGAGGAAGGAGGTGGAGGCTCGGCTTCCCGATCCAGCCGCCGCAGGTCCACGCCCCGAGAGGGGCGCCGGCACCAGAGCGAGGACTCCGGCCGCTCCCGAAGCCGCTCGTCGCGTCGGGGAGACGGGCGAGGGAGCAGCCGGCGGCGACACCGCGGCCGGGCCTCCCGTAGCCAGTCAGACTCCAGCAGCTCAGAGCGCTCCTCGAGCGCCTACAGCCGGCGCAGCCGCAGCTACTCAGACAGTTACAGTGACGACAGTGACGGGGGGCGCCACCGGAGACACTCTAAACGCTCCTCTGACTCCGAGTACGATCGACGGGGAAGCGGCGGGCGGCGGCGCTCCAGAAGACGTCACTACTCGTCCTCGTCCTCCGAGGACTCTCGCTCCCGCTCACGCAGCCACAGCCGCAGGAAGAGGCACCAGCGGCGGCACCGGAGCAGCTCTCGGAGCTCTAGCAGCAGGAGCCGCAGCAGCAGCACCAGGTCGTGGAGACGCAGCTACAGCCGCAGCCACAGCTCAGCCAGCCGCTCCTCCAGCTCCACCAAGGGCTCCCCTCACCGGGGTCGTGGAGGCCAGGGGGGCCACAGGGGCCGGGCAGACAGCGCCACATGCCGCCGAGACTTCAACCGCTCCTGCATCTACCGCTCCCAGTCCCCCCGCTCTGCCTCATCACGAGCCACAAACCGCAACAGCAGCTCCCAGAGCCAGAGGGCAGGGGGGTCCCGGGGAGGAGGAGACCAGAGGAACTCTTCCTCACACTTCACTGCCCGCCAGCTTCTGGATAAGAACCAGTCCAGGAAGGGATCTGATGTCCCAACCACAGGGACCAAGTCTGGCGCCAAGATCAAGGACCCACCATCGGGCTACTTTGGGCCCAAACTGCCTCCAGCTCTGGGCAATAAGTCCATGCTGCCCCTGTTCGGTAAGCTGCAGGCAGGGAAGAAATTCCCTGCGATCTCCCTGACCCGGCCCGATGGTGGAGAGAAGTCATCAGCAGGGAAAGGTTCAGATGCCGGGGGAGAGGTCATCCTGATGGAGCCCATCCGGGAGTTCCCCCCACCGCCTCCCCCTCAACCAGCTCATAAGAAAGTGGaggagacagtagtagtagttcaGGAGGCCCGCCACCTCACCCTGGACGCACGGGTACTTCATGAGCCCCGGCCGCTGTTCGATCAGGAGCCCTCCATGCTGATGCCCCCATACCAGGGCGAGCCGGGACAGGACCCCTCCCAGAACCCCATGATGGAGCCCCTCATGCCCGACATGCAGCAGCAGCCACCCCCCATGCACGCCTACCCCAACTACCCCCCGCCCAgcctggaggaggaggacatgggCATGGAGGCAGAGGAGGACAGTCTGGCCCCGCTGGAGAGCCAGCCCATCACCTTCACCCCAGAGGAGATGGAGAAGTACGGCAAGCTGCAGCAGGCCGCCCAGCAGCACATCCAGCAGCAGCTCCTGGCCAAGCACATCAAGACCTTCCCCTCAGCCGCAGCAGCACAGGCTGCAGCGAACATGGCTGCAGCAGCTAACCATCTGCAGCAGGCACCCCCTCCCCCCCAGCAGCAGATGATCCAGATCCACCAGCCTGCCGTGTCTGCAGCCTCGGCTACCTCCATCACCACAGTACAACACCTCATCCAGCAGCACCATGCTGCTCAGGCTGCAGCCATGGGCATCCACCCACACGGCCCCCACCCGCACCCCCAGTTAGCCCAGGTCCACCACATCCCCCAGCACCACCTCACCCCCATCTCCCTGTCTCACCTGGGACACTCTCTAGGCCACACTCTGGGCCACCAGTTGGGAGTGGGACACACTGGACTGATCCCTGCCCACCACACGGCCTTCCTCTCTGGCCAGCCCATACACATTATCCCAGCCTCAGCACTTCATCACCACAGCCCCTTAGCCCTCCACCACATACCACACTCATCCCTCTACCCAACGCTGTTCGCCCCCCGGCACTCTAACGCCGCTGCGGCAGCCGCACTGCAGCTCCACCCCTTCCTGCACCCCATCTTCTCAGGGCAGGACCTACAGCACCCCCCTAACCACGGCTCCTGA